A portion of the Streptomyces platensis genome contains these proteins:
- the rplT gene encoding 50S ribosomal protein L20 — protein MARVKRAVNAHKKRRAILEQASGYRGQRSRLYRKAKEQVTHSLVYNYNDRKKRKGDFRQLWIQRINAAARANGMTYNRFIQGLKAANIEVDRKILADLAVNDASAFAALVEASQKALPSDVNAPKAA, from the coding sequence GTGGCACGCGTCAAGCGGGCAGTCAACGCCCACAAGAAGCGCCGGGCGATCCTCGAGCAGGCCAGCGGCTACCGTGGCCAGCGCTCCCGCCTGTACCGCAAGGCGAAGGAGCAGGTCACCCACTCCCTCGTCTACAACTACAACGACCGCAAGAAGCGCAAGGGCGACTTCCGTCAGCTGTGGATCCAGCGCATCAACGCCGCTGCCCGCGCCAACGGCATGACCTACAACCGCTTCATCCAGGGTCTGAAGGCCGCCAACATCGAGGTGGACCGCAAGATCCTGGCCGACCTCGCGGTCAACGACGCCAGCGCGTTCGCCGCGCTCGTCGAGGCCTCGCAGAAGGCGCTTCCGAGCGACGTCAACGCCCCGAAGGCTGCCTGA
- the rpmI gene encoding 50S ribosomal protein L35: MPKNKTHSGASKRFKVTGSGKVLRERAGKRHLLEHKSSRVTRRLSGNAEMAPGDAAKIKKLLGK, translated from the coding sequence ATGCCGAAGAACAAGACGCACAGCGGTGCCAGCAAGCGCTTCAAGGTCACCGGTTCCGGCAAGGTGCTGCGTGAGCGCGCCGGCAAGCGCCACCTGCTCGAGCACAAGTCGTCCCGCGTGACGCGTCGCCTTTCCGGCAACGCCGAGATGGCCCCGGGCGACGCCGCGAAGATCAAGAAGCTTCTCGGCAAGTGA
- the infC gene encoding translation initiation factor IF-3, whose product MVTPKRRYAAVRQAVAWCYRGGSISAEPRINDRIRVPEVRLVGPSGEQVGIVPLAKALELAQEYDLDLVEVAANARPPVCKLMDYGKFKYESAMKAREARKNQAHTVIKEMKLRPKIDPHDYDTKKGHVVRFLKQGDKVKITIMFRGREQSRPELGFRLLQRLASDVEDLGFIESNPKQDGRNMIMVLGPHKKKTEAMAEAREAQAARKAERQGGASEEPAEAPAEEPTGA is encoded by the coding sequence TTGGTCACACCGAAAAGACGTTACGCGGCAGTCCGCCAGGCCGTCGCGTGGTGCTACCGAGGAGGATCCATCAGCGCCGAGCCCCGCATCAACGACCGGATTCGCGTCCCCGAGGTGCGACTCGTCGGTCCCAGTGGCGAGCAGGTCGGCATTGTGCCGCTTGCTAAGGCCCTGGAGCTTGCGCAGGAGTACGACCTCGACCTGGTCGAGGTGGCGGCGAACGCCCGTCCGCCGGTCTGCAAGCTCATGGACTACGGCAAGTTCAAGTACGAGTCGGCCATGAAGGCCCGTGAGGCGCGCAAGAACCAGGCGCACACGGTCATCAAGGAGATGAAGCTCCGGCCGAAGATCGACCCGCACGACTATGACACCAAGAAGGGTCACGTCGTCCGGTTCCTCAAGCAGGGTGACAAGGTCAAGATCACGATCATGTTCCGTGGTCGCGAGCAGTCCCGCCCCGAGCTGGGCTTCCGGCTGTTGCAGCGACTCGCGTCCGACGTGGAGGACCTCGGCTTCATCGAGTCGAATCCGAAGCAGGACGGCCGAAACATGATCATGGTCCTCGGTCCGCACAAGAAGAAGACCGAGGCGATGGCCGAGGCCCGTGAGGCGCAGGCCGCCCGCAAGGCAGAGCGCCAGGGTGGAGCTTCCGAGGAGCCCGCCGAGGCGCCCGCCGAGGAGCCCACCGGGGCGTGA
- a CDS encoding DUF1844 domain-containing protein, translated as MSDQTPQQPDAAHAANPDFDAMTRDIAEVPAVEVITTVAVHLMSSAAVNLGLAEEGAAHKDLDEARKLIQALAGLVTASATEIGSYHAAPLRDGLKSLQLAFREASVVPDEPGQGPGEKYTGPVYG; from the coding sequence ATGAGTGACCAGACCCCGCAGCAGCCCGACGCAGCGCACGCGGCGAATCCCGACTTCGACGCCATGACCCGTGACATCGCGGAGGTGCCGGCGGTCGAGGTGATCACCACGGTCGCGGTGCATCTGATGAGTTCGGCGGCGGTCAACCTCGGGCTCGCCGAGGAGGGCGCGGCGCACAAGGACCTCGACGAGGCGCGCAAGCTCATCCAGGCACTGGCCGGGCTGGTCACCGCCAGCGCCACCGAGATCGGCTCGTACCACGCGGCGCCGCTGCGCGACGGTCTGAAGTCGCTCCAGCTGGCGTTCCGCGAGGCGTCGGTCGTGCCGGACGAGCCGGGCCAGGGCCCCGGGGAGAAGTACACCGGCCCCGTTTACGGCTGA
- a CDS encoding MIP family channel protein — translation MEKTEISSVLTRTVVSEFLGTLLLVFFAVGSAVLAGEYIGTFGIALAFGFTMVALAYALGPISGCHFNPAVTLGMLLARRITLRTATEYWIAQVVGAIAGAALLFLVAKQIPGLQTHASFGTNGWGDRSAVHLNLGGAFVAEILMTFLLVYVWLSVTHKVAVIGFNGMAIGLALAAVHLIGVPLDGTGVNPARSIGPALFAGGAAITQLWLFIVAPLIGAAIAAVVHQITHPPHEPVLVADEPMPYEPAEGPDDGL, via the coding sequence ATGGAGAAAACGGAGATCTCGTCGGTACTGACCCGCACGGTCGTATCCGAGTTCCTCGGCACCCTGCTCCTGGTGTTCTTCGCCGTCGGCTCGGCAGTGCTGGCGGGCGAGTACATCGGCACCTTCGGCATCGCCCTGGCCTTCGGCTTCACCATGGTCGCGCTGGCCTACGCCCTCGGCCCGATCTCGGGCTGCCATTTCAACCCCGCGGTGACCCTGGGCATGCTGCTGGCCCGCCGGATCACCCTGCGGACGGCCACCGAGTACTGGATCGCCCAGGTGGTCGGCGCCATCGCCGGCGCGGCCCTGCTCTTCCTGGTCGCCAAGCAGATCCCGGGCCTCCAGACCCATGCGTCCTTCGGCACGAACGGCTGGGGCGACCGCTCGGCGGTGCACCTCAACCTCGGCGGCGCCTTCGTCGCCGAGATACTGATGACCTTCCTGCTGGTCTACGTCTGGCTGTCGGTGACCCACAAGGTGGCCGTGATCGGCTTCAACGGCATGGCCATCGGTCTGGCCCTGGCCGCCGTCCACCTCATCGGGGTCCCGCTCGACGGCACCGGCGTGAACCCGGCGCGCTCCATCGGCCCGGCGCTGTTCGCGGGCGGCGCGGCCATCACCCAGCTGTGGCTGTTCATCGTCGCGCCCCTGATCGGCGCCGCCATCGCGGCGGTGGTCCACCAGATCACCCATCCGCCGCACGAGCCGGTCCTCGTCGCCGACGAGCCGATGCCCTACGAGCCCGCCGAGGGCCCCGACGACGGGCTCTGA
- a CDS encoding SseB family protein: MQKNIPDPGFGDDDGSADPALTAALAAYDRDRSAEPELLSALAGARVLVPVVAVLGEVETGPDGLRREKTSDMAVPTLQAPDGRRALPAFTSMETLQRWRPDARPVAVPLPQALLAASHEQADTVVVDLAGPVTYQLTGPALRALAEGRTSADPLADPAVTDALRTLLDAEPGVLVAHLAPSAETDATLALGLAPDAPAAEVAQRLAQALATDEALRARLVRGLDLALLPPGGATAGEPFYRR; the protein is encoded by the coding sequence GTGCAGAAGAACATTCCCGACCCCGGTTTCGGCGACGACGACGGCTCAGCGGACCCGGCCCTGACCGCGGCCCTGGCGGCCTACGACCGGGACCGGAGCGCCGAGCCCGAGCTGCTGTCGGCGCTGGCCGGCGCACGCGTCCTGGTGCCCGTGGTGGCCGTCCTCGGCGAGGTCGAGACCGGACCCGACGGCCTGCGCCGGGAGAAGACCAGCGATATGGCCGTCCCCACCCTCCAGGCCCCGGACGGCCGCCGCGCCCTCCCCGCCTTCACCTCCATGGAGACCCTCCAGCGCTGGCGCCCCGACGCCCGCCCGGTCGCGGTCCCACTGCCGCAGGCGCTGCTCGCCGCCTCCCACGAGCAGGCCGACACCGTGGTCGTCGACCTGGCAGGACCGGTCACCTACCAGCTCACCGGCCCCGCCCTGCGCGCCCTCGCCGAGGGCCGCACCAGCGCCGACCCGCTCGCGGACCCGGCCGTCACCGACGCCCTGCGCACCCTCCTCGACGCCGAGCCCGGTGTGCTCGTCGCCCACCTGGCGCCGTCCGCCGAGACCGACGCCACCCTCGCCCTCGGCCTGGCGCCCGACGCCCCGGCCGCGGAGGTCGCCCAGCGGCTGGCGCAGGCCCTGGCCACCGACGAGGCACTGCGCGCCCGGCTCGTCCGGGGCCTGGACCTGGCCCTTCTGCCGCCCGGCGGCGCGACGGCCGGGGAGCCGTTCTACCGGCGCTGA
- the mycP gene encoding type VII secretion-associated serine protease mycosin — MTHTVLRGTALALASVALAVLPAVPARADALRAQEWALQAVHAQQAWRTTKGEGVTVAVLDTGVDANHSDLEGQVEPERDLVGFGAGPGDAAWARHGTGMASIIAGHGHGAGREDGVLGLAPAARILPVRVILEDDDPQRGRARTEKAGALADGIRWAADHGADVINMSLGDDSESAHPEPREDAAIQYALGKGIPVVASAGNGGEKGNRVSYPAAYPGVITATAVTHLGSRARFSTRHWYATVSAPGYDIIMADPEDDYLSGWGTSPAAAFVSGAIALIRSAHPDLSPAQIRRLLTSTAQDSPEGGRDDDYGAGLIDPAAALQAAADLRPTAQKPSPAAYADRYFGPGPTADDAADTGTSWLPWTAGAVGVALLAAAAVLWRSRSRDH, encoded by the coding sequence ATGACGCACACCGTGCTGCGCGGCACCGCCCTCGCGCTGGCCTCCGTGGCGCTCGCCGTACTGCCCGCCGTCCCCGCCCGGGCCGATGCCCTGCGCGCCCAGGAGTGGGCCCTCCAGGCCGTCCACGCCCAGCAGGCCTGGCGCACCACCAAGGGCGAGGGCGTCACCGTCGCGGTCCTGGACACCGGTGTGGACGCCAACCACTCCGACCTGGAAGGACAGGTGGAGCCCGAACGGGACCTGGTGGGCTTCGGGGCCGGCCCCGGGGACGCCGCCTGGGCCCGGCACGGCACCGGAATGGCCAGCATCATCGCTGGTCACGGTCATGGTGCGGGCCGCGAGGACGGTGTGCTGGGCCTCGCCCCGGCCGCCCGGATCCTGCCGGTCCGGGTGATCCTGGAGGACGACGACCCGCAGCGCGGGCGGGCCCGCACGGAGAAGGCGGGCGCGCTCGCCGACGGCATCCGCTGGGCCGCCGACCACGGCGCCGACGTGATCAATATGTCGCTGGGCGACGACAGTGAATCCGCACACCCCGAGCCCCGCGAGGACGCCGCCATCCAGTACGCCCTCGGCAAGGGCATCCCCGTCGTCGCCTCCGCGGGCAACGGCGGCGAGAAGGGCAACCGCGTCTCCTACCCGGCCGCCTATCCGGGCGTCATCACGGCCACCGCCGTCACCCACCTGGGGAGCCGCGCCCGGTTCTCCACCCGCCACTGGTACGCCACGGTCAGCGCCCCCGGCTACGACATCATCATGGCCGACCCCGAGGACGACTATCTCTCCGGCTGGGGCACCAGCCCCGCCGCCGCCTTCGTCTCCGGCGCCATCGCCCTGATCCGCTCCGCGCACCCCGACCTGAGCCCCGCCCAGATCCGCCGGCTGCTCACCTCCACCGCGCAGGACAGCCCCGAGGGCGGCCGCGACGACGACTACGGCGCGGGCCTGATCGACCCCGCCGCCGCACTCCAGGCGGCGGCGGATCTCCGGCCCACCGCGCAGAAGCCGTCCCCCGCCGCCTACGCCGACCGCTACTTCGGCCCCGGCCCCACCGCGGACGACGCCGCGGACACCGGCACCTCCTGGCTCCCCTGGACCGCCGGCGCCGTGGGCGTGGCCCTCCTCGCGGCCGCCGCCGTCCTCTGGCGCAGCCGCTCCCGCGACCACTGA
- a CDS encoding amino acid deaminase/aldolase, protein MSPYTSGADADKAAYDRATAALDAPLAVVDLRAFDANAADLVRRSKGKPIRVASKSVRCRALLERVLARDGFAGIMSFTLAESLWLARSGFRDVLLAYPSADRVGFAELTADPGLAAAVTVMVDDPVQLDLIDAARPSGGPGEEVRVCLELDTSFQLLGGKVRVGARRSPLRTPAQLAALARSVVRRPGFRLVGLMAYEGHVAGVGDEVAGKPVFSRTIRVMQAAARKELAQRRWAAVRAVREVAPRLEFVNGGGTGSVQHTAAEAAVTEIAAGSGLYVPRLFDNFRSFSGRPAALFAQPVVRRPGPGVVTVLGGGYPASGVAGPDRLPVPHLPAGLRYDPQEGPGEVQTPLLGPAADRLRIGDKVWFRHAKAGELCERFAELHLIDGDRVVDTVPTYRGEGHAFL, encoded by the coding sequence ATGTCCCCGTACACATCCGGCGCGGATGCCGACAAAGCCGCCTACGACCGGGCCACCGCCGCCCTCGACGCGCCGCTGGCCGTCGTCGACCTGCGGGCCTTCGACGCCAACGCCGCCGATCTGGTGCGCCGCTCGAAGGGCAAGCCGATCCGGGTGGCGAGCAAGTCCGTGCGCTGCCGGGCGCTGCTGGAACGGGTACTGGCGCGGGACGGCTTCGCGGGGATCATGAGCTTCACGCTCGCCGAGTCGCTGTGGCTGGCGCGCTCGGGCTTCCGGGACGTCCTGCTGGCCTATCCGTCGGCGGACCGGGTGGGCTTCGCCGAGCTGACCGCCGATCCCGGGCTCGCGGCCGCGGTGACGGTGATGGTCGACGACCCGGTGCAGCTGGATCTGATCGACGCCGCCCGGCCGTCCGGCGGGCCGGGCGAGGAGGTGCGGGTGTGCCTGGAACTGGACACGTCCTTCCAGCTGCTGGGCGGGAAGGTGCGCGTCGGCGCCCGCCGCTCTCCCCTGCGGACGCCCGCGCAACTGGCCGCGCTGGCCCGGTCGGTGGTGCGCCGTCCCGGGTTCCGGCTGGTGGGGCTGATGGCGTACGAGGGGCATGTGGCGGGGGTCGGTGACGAGGTCGCCGGCAAGCCGGTGTTCTCGCGGACGATCCGGGTGATGCAGGCGGCGGCGCGCAAGGAGCTGGCGCAGCGGCGCTGGGCGGCCGTCCGGGCGGTGCGGGAGGTGGCGCCCCGGCTGGAGTTCGTCAACGGCGGCGGGACCGGCAGTGTGCAGCACACCGCGGCGGAGGCGGCGGTCACCGAGATCGCGGCCGGGTCGGGGCTGTATGTGCCGCGGCTGTTCGACAACTTCCGTTCGTTCAGCGGGCGTCCGGCGGCGCTGTTCGCCCAGCCGGTGGTGCGCCGGCCGGGCCCCGGGGTGGTGACGGTGCTGGGCGGCGGCTATCCGGCGTCGGGCGTGGCGGGCCCGGACCGGCTGCCGGTGCCGCATCTGCCCGCCGGGCTGCGCTACGACCCGCAGGAAGGCCCCGGCGAGGTGCAGACCCCGCTGCTGGGGCCGGCCGCGGACCGGCTGCGGATCGGCGACAAGGTGTGGTTCCGGCATGCGAAGGCCGGTGAGCTGTGTGAGCGGTTCGCCGAGCTGCATCTGATCGACGGGGACCGGGTGGTGGACACGGTCCCGACGTACCGGGGAGAGGGGCACGCCTTCCTGTGA
- a CDS encoding 3-oxoacyl-ACP reductase: MTEQTAVCRRLVGRTAVITGAGSGIGLATARRLASEGANVVCADIDETAGKAAAAEVGGLYVQVDVTDSDQVEALYKTAFDTYGSVDIAFNNAGISPPDDDSILTTGLDAWKRVQEVNLTSVYLCCKHALPYMQRQGRGSIINTASFVAVMGAATSQISYTASKGGVLSMSRELGVQFAREGIRVNALCPGPVNTPLLKELFAKDPERAARRLVHVPVGRFAEPEEIASAVAFLASDDSSFVNAAEFLVDGGIAGAYVTPV; this comes from the coding sequence GTGACCGAGCAGACCGCAGTGTGCCGCCGCCTCGTCGGCCGTACCGCCGTGATCACCGGTGCCGGCAGCGGCATCGGCCTGGCCACCGCCCGCCGACTGGCCTCCGAAGGTGCCAACGTCGTCTGTGCCGACATCGACGAGACGGCGGGCAAGGCCGCGGCCGCCGAGGTCGGCGGCCTCTACGTCCAGGTCGATGTGACCGACTCCGACCAGGTCGAGGCGCTGTACAAGACCGCCTTCGACACCTACGGCTCGGTCGACATCGCCTTCAACAACGCCGGGATCTCCCCGCCCGACGACGACTCGATCCTCACCACCGGCCTGGACGCCTGGAAGCGCGTCCAGGAGGTCAACCTCACCTCGGTCTACCTCTGCTGCAAGCACGCACTGCCCTACATGCAGCGCCAGGGCCGCGGCTCCATCATCAACACCGCGTCCTTCGTGGCCGTCATGGGCGCCGCCACCTCCCAGATCAGCTACACCGCCTCCAAGGGCGGCGTGCTGTCCATGTCCCGCGAACTGGGCGTGCAGTTCGCCCGCGAGGGCATCCGGGTCAACGCCCTGTGCCCGGGGCCGGTCAACACCCCGCTGCTCAAGGAGCTGTTCGCCAAGGACCCCGAGCGCGCCGCGCGCCGTCTGGTGCACGTCCCGGTCGGCCGGTTCGCCGAGCCGGAGGAGATCGCCTCCGCGGTCGCCTTCCTCGCCAGCGACGACTCCTCGTTCGTCAACGCCGCCGAGTTCCTGGTCGACGGCGGTATCGCGGGCGCGTACGTGACTCCGGTCTAA
- a CDS encoding aldehyde dehydrogenase family protein encodes MLHELKILNPATEEVVATVPTTSPEEVDAAVRRAAAAQESWAAVAPGDRARILRRFAEVVDAHIEPLAALELKEAGHPLGNARWEAGNVRDLLHYAAGGVERLTGTQIPVAGGLNITVQEPLGVVAVIAPWNFPMPIAAWGTAPALAAGNAVLLKPAETTPLTAIELAELALEAGLPEGLFQVLPGEGPVTGTALVDHPGVAKVVFTGSTATGRQIAARCATQTKRLTLELGGKSPNIVFADADIEAAAAAAPGSFLDNTGQDCCARSRILVQRSVYDRFMELLEPAVKAFTVGDPADPATQMGPLISAAQRERVRSFVPEDAPAAIRGEAPAGKGFWYPATVLEGRPEDRTAVEEIFGPVAVVLPFDDEAHAVRLANAGDYGLAGSLWTRDVGRALRVSRGVAAGNLSVNSHSAVRYWTPFGGFKQSGLGRELGPDALTAFTETKNIFISTEETK; translated from the coding sequence GTGTTGCACGAGCTGAAGATTCTCAACCCGGCGACCGAGGAGGTGGTGGCCACCGTCCCCACCACCTCTCCCGAAGAGGTCGACGCGGCGGTCCGCCGGGCCGCGGCCGCCCAGGAATCCTGGGCCGCGGTGGCACCCGGCGACCGGGCCCGCATCCTGCGCCGCTTCGCCGAGGTCGTCGACGCGCACATCGAGCCGCTTGCCGCCCTCGAACTCAAGGAGGCGGGCCACCCGCTGGGCAACGCCCGGTGGGAAGCGGGCAACGTCCGCGATCTGCTGCACTACGCCGCAGGGGGAGTGGAGCGGCTGACCGGCACCCAGATCCCGGTCGCCGGCGGACTCAACATCACCGTCCAGGAGCCGCTCGGCGTCGTCGCCGTCATCGCCCCCTGGAACTTCCCGATGCCGATCGCCGCCTGGGGCACCGCCCCCGCGCTCGCGGCCGGCAACGCGGTCCTCCTCAAGCCCGCCGAGACCACCCCGCTCACCGCGATCGAGCTCGCCGAACTCGCCCTGGAGGCAGGCCTGCCCGAGGGCCTCTTCCAGGTCCTGCCCGGCGAGGGGCCGGTCACCGGCACCGCGCTGGTCGACCACCCCGGCGTCGCCAAGGTCGTCTTCACCGGCTCCACCGCCACCGGCCGGCAGATCGCCGCCCGCTGCGCCACCCAGACCAAGCGGCTCACCCTCGAACTCGGCGGCAAGAGCCCCAACATCGTCTTCGCAGACGCCGACATCGAGGCCGCCGCGGCCGCCGCCCCTGGCTCCTTCCTCGACAACACCGGCCAGGACTGCTGCGCCCGCAGCCGCATCCTCGTCCAGCGCTCCGTCTACGACCGCTTCATGGAGCTGCTGGAGCCCGCGGTCAAGGCGTTCACCGTCGGCGACCCGGCCGACCCCGCCACCCAGATGGGCCCGCTGATCTCCGCCGCCCAGCGCGAGCGGGTGCGGTCCTTCGTCCCCGAGGACGCCCCGGCCGCCATCCGCGGCGAGGCACCCGCCGGCAAGGGCTTCTGGTACCCGGCCACCGTCCTGGAGGGCCGCCCCGAGGACCGTACGGCCGTCGAGGAGATCTTCGGCCCGGTCGCGGTCGTCCTCCCCTTCGACGACGAGGCCCACGCCGTCCGGCTCGCCAACGCCGGTGACTACGGGCTGGCCGGCTCGCTCTGGACCCGTGACGTCGGCCGCGCCCTGCGGGTCTCGCGCGGCGTCGCGGCCGGCAACCTCTCCGTCAACTCCCACAGCGCCGTGCGCTATTGGACCCCCTTCGGCGGGTTCAAGCAGTCCGGTCTCGGCCGTGAGCTGGGCCCCGATGCACTGACCGCCTTCACCGAGACCAAGAACATCTTCATCAGCACCGAGGAGACCAAGTGA
- a CDS encoding glutamine synthetase family protein codes for MADRTPPLSVEELRVLVDAGEIDTVVLAFTDMQGRLQGKRFAARYFLDTVLDHGTEGCNYLLAVDVDLNTVEGYAMSSWERGYGDFAMHGDPGTLRRTPWNAGTALITADLAWHDGSPVVASPRQILRRQLDRLAERGWSAYAGTELEFMLFKDSYEDAWSRGYREMNPANQWNGDYSVLGTGRVEPVLRRIRNEMGAAGMTVESAKGECNLGQHEIVFVYDEALTTCDQHAIYKTGAKEIAAQEGMSLTFMAKYDEREGNSCHIHLSLQDEDGRPVLADDDGPYGMSKTMQHFLAGQVAAMRDFTLLYAPNINSYKRFRPGSFAPTAVAWGPDNRTCALRVVGHGRAHRLENRLPGGDVNPYLAVAGMVAAGLYGIEHELELPEATTGNAYTGDAAHVPTTLREAAELWERSPIARAAFGDEVVDHYRHMARVEQDAYDAAVTDWERFRSFERM; via the coding sequence GTGGCAGACCGCACGCCCCCACTCTCCGTCGAGGAGCTCAGAGTCCTCGTCGACGCCGGGGAGATCGACACTGTCGTCCTCGCCTTCACCGATATGCAAGGCAGGCTCCAGGGCAAGCGGTTCGCCGCCCGATATTTCCTGGACACCGTCCTCGACCACGGTACGGAGGGCTGCAACTACCTCCTCGCCGTCGATGTCGACCTCAACACCGTCGAGGGCTACGCCATGTCCTCCTGGGAGCGTGGCTACGGCGACTTCGCCATGCACGGCGACCCCGGCACCCTGCGCCGCACCCCCTGGAACGCCGGCACCGCCCTGATCACCGCCGACCTCGCCTGGCACGACGGCTCGCCGGTCGTCGCCTCGCCCCGGCAGATCCTGCGCCGCCAGCTCGACCGGCTCGCCGAGCGCGGCTGGAGCGCGTACGCCGGCACCGAGCTGGAGTTCATGCTCTTCAAGGACTCCTACGAGGACGCCTGGTCCCGCGGCTACCGCGAGATGAACCCCGCGAACCAGTGGAACGGCGACTACTCCGTCCTCGGCACCGGCCGCGTCGAACCCGTGCTGCGCCGCATCCGCAACGAGATGGGCGCGGCCGGCATGACCGTCGAGTCCGCCAAGGGCGAGTGCAACCTCGGCCAGCACGAGATCGTGTTCGTCTACGACGAGGCGCTCACCACCTGCGACCAGCACGCGATCTACAAGACCGGCGCCAAGGAGATCGCCGCCCAGGAGGGCATGTCGCTCACCTTCATGGCGAAGTACGACGAGCGCGAGGGCAACTCCTGTCATATCCACCTCTCGCTCCAGGACGAGGACGGGCGGCCGGTGCTGGCCGACGACGACGGCCCGTACGGCATGTCGAAGACCATGCAGCACTTCCTGGCGGGCCAGGTCGCCGCGATGCGTGACTTCACGCTCCTCTACGCGCCCAACATCAACTCCTACAAGCGCTTCCGCCCCGGCTCCTTCGCGCCCACCGCCGTCGCCTGGGGCCCCGACAACCGCACCTGCGCCCTGCGGGTGGTCGGCCACGGCCGCGCCCACCGCCTGGAGAACCGGCTGCCCGGCGGCGATGTGAACCCCTACCTGGCGGTCGCCGGCATGGTCGCGGCGGGTCTGTACGGCATAGAGCACGAGCTGGAGCTCCCCGAGGCGACCACCGGCAACGCCTACACCGGCGACGCCGCCCATGTCCCCACGACGCTGCGCGAGGCCGCCGAGCTGTGGGAGCGGAGCCCGATCGCCCGGGCGGCGTTCGGCGACGAGGTCGTCGACCACTACCGCCACATGGCCCGCGTCGAGCAGGACGCCTACGACGCCGCCGTCACGGACTGGGAGCGCTTCCGCTCCTTCGAGCGCATGTAA
- a CDS encoding FadR/GntR family transcriptional regulator has product MESAADRLAPVLRPVRAGNGFEEALEQILQIVRLGLVPQGERLPAERELAERLQISRVTLREVLKVLQDEGLVESRRGRYGGTFVRVRTENHGEAELRRRIEKVDVEDTLRFREVLEVGAAGLCAAHGLSDAQSDRLRTALAATQDAPLADYRRRDTLLHLTLAELSGSPSLAAQYAAVRARVNDLLDCIPLLVRNLEHSQTQHTALVEAVLEGDADGAREVMREHCCGTAALLRGFLTAPPP; this is encoded by the coding sequence ATGGAGAGTGCGGCTGATCGGCTGGCACCGGTGCTGCGGCCGGTGCGCGCGGGCAACGGTTTCGAGGAAGCCCTGGAGCAGATACTCCAGATCGTCCGGCTCGGCCTGGTGCCCCAGGGCGAACGGCTGCCCGCGGAACGGGAGTTGGCCGAACGGCTCCAGATCAGCCGGGTCACCCTGCGCGAGGTACTGAAGGTACTCCAGGACGAGGGCCTGGTGGAGAGCCGGCGCGGGCGCTACGGCGGCACGTTCGTCCGGGTGCGCACGGAGAACCACGGCGAGGCCGAGCTGCGGCGCCGGATCGAGAAGGTCGACGTCGAGGACACCCTGCGCTTCCGGGAGGTGCTGGAGGTGGGCGCGGCCGGACTGTGCGCCGCCCACGGACTGTCCGACGCACAGAGCGACCGGCTGCGCACGGCGCTCGCGGCCACCCAGGACGCCCCGCTCGCCGATTACCGCAGGCGGGACACCCTGCTGCATCTGACGCTCGCGGAGCTGTCCGGCTCACCGTCGCTGGCGGCGCAGTACGCGGCGGTCCGGGCCCGGGTGAACGATCTCCTGGACTGCATTCCGCTGCTCGTCCGGAATCTGGAGCACTCCCAGACCCAGCACACCGCACTGGTCGAGGCGGTGCTGGAGGGCGATGCGGACGGGGCGCGCGAGGTGATGCGGGAGCACTGCTGCGGCACCGCGGCGCTGCTGCGGGGCTTCCTGACCGCCCCGCCACCCTGA